Genomic DNA from Triticum dicoccoides isolate Atlit2015 ecotype Zavitan chromosome 4B, WEW_v2.0, whole genome shotgun sequence:
TATGAAGCAGTTCTCTTCCTCAAATCAGGAAGGAGCAGAACACGAAGCGCCCATCTTTatggaaaaagaaaaaacaaatggcaaggagtaaccagaaTACCAGATAGACTCAGACTAAATGAGCAATTATGGAGCTCACACTCGCTCACTAGTACCCCACTGGTTTTATTGCACGGCCACGAGCTTCCCACCAATCTCCCCTGCTGCTCCATTGCAGCACTTCCGAGCCCCGTCGCCGCCTTCGTCGCGGCCCTTGGGCACCGTCACGATAAGCTGTCCGTCGACGTAACCGGCCATAGCCAGCTCCGGGCAACAGTCTTCAGGCAGCCGGTACCTCCACCTGTCAAGCTCCATGtcgtcgccatcctcgtcgtcTCCGGTCCCAGAGTGCACCACCACCACCTTGACGACCCCGGGGTAAATCTTCACAAGGCGCGCCCTCACCTCGCCCATGGGGCCGCAGGCCGCGAAGAAGTGGAGCGCGGTGGTGCCCTCGAACGCCCTGACGTCAGCGTCCACCGGGAGCGGCAGCTCGAGCACCTTGCTGTACACGTGCGGCAGCCGGCGGAGGGCCCTCTTGGCGCCGTCGCCGGACGCATTCGCCGTCGACTGTTGCATCCCCATGTAGTACGATCGCGGACGGTCCAGGAGAGAGAGCTCCGACGAGCTCCGAATCCTTCGATCTCACCTCTGTCCCTCTCTTTCCGGTTCCTCTGTCGACGAGTATGCCTCCTTGCCGCCGGGCGACGCGATTTATAGGTGTGCTGGTGGGTCGGAGATGCTAGAGGCCAAAGGATCGAGGTGTCGCGGCGTTCTTGAGTGACGCGGGGGAAAGATAAGCCCGGGGATCGATGATGAAGGTGGCGGGAGGAGTCGGAGAGAGATGGATGGAGATCGGGGACGGCGATAGGATGAAGACGAGCAGTGTTGGTGCGCGTGTCCGCGCCCCTGCGACGGCAGTGAGTTTGTTCTGCCTGGTGTGCTGCTACGTGGCATGGCCGCTGCGGTGTGGGCTCCGGTGGCGTCTCGAAGATAAGGCCGGTATTGGCGCTTCTCCGTCGATCCCAAACATGGGGCTGCTCCAACGGTTTTCAGGGGTTGTGGCATTCTTTGATTCTAGGGATTTATTAGGTGCCATTGTTAAAGGATTGGCATTATATTATGGATTTTTTCTATGGGGCTCTTTGCAACACAGAAATCAGGCACTGTGAATCCCAAAATCCACGGAGTCGAGGGCCACGGACATCGCGTTGTCTGAGTCTACTCGGCGACGGCCGTCGGGAATCATGGAGGGGTGTGTCCCCCGCTCCACCGGGATTGGCTGGGGACACAGGGCTGGGCCCCAACGTACCGTGGTGGCGCCGGCCCAGCCTGAGTCGCTCATGCCGGGCTAGAAGTGAAAGATGTAGATTTTCGCTCTTCCTACTGTGGCTGGTACTCTGTGGTGTGGACGGTGGGTGAGGTCTTGGACTTGGATGCCGGAGCGGCAGCTTCAGATGGTGGTTCGCATGGTTGGCTCTCCGGCGGGTGCCATTTCCGTGGTGGTGGCTCCCTTGGTCGTGCGGGCGGCGAGAGGGGTAATAATTGGTGGCTCAGGCGCGTCCTCTGCTGGACACcgcccagatctggatccggggtCTGGGCACGTCGTGTTTGCCCTAGGGCCTCGGTGACTTAGGGTGGGGTGTCGAGTGAAAGCTCCGCGCCTTTGAGCCGGCGACGGCGACGCTTGCGGGCGTCGCTCTCTTCTTGAAGACGTAGGCGTGGACCTCCTCGCCACGTTAGAGTTTCGGGGGAAGACCCTTGCCCGGTGGGGCTAGGCAATGATGACTTTCTGCGCCGTTCTCTCTCCTGGGGGCGTTGTCTAGGAGCTTTGGTGTCCTAGGGTGTTGTGTGATTGTGCTCCATTCTCCTTGTGTTCTACTTCGGTAGCGTAGTTGCTTGTCTGCTTCGCGATCCGGGTAGCCTAGGATCTGCTTTGTAAGAGGGCCACCTCACCACCATGTATCTTTCGGTCGTGTACCTAGTTCGGCTTGTGCCTTTAACTAGTTCGGCTTGTGCCTTTATTTATAAAGGGGGGGGGGAACCCTGCTTCGAGGTGAATCCCAAGATCCTGAGGTGTGTCATGGAGGAATTTTAACATGATCTTACGTATATGGATAATTCTCTCTAGCATTGATTCATCTTTCTTCAGATTGGTGCAAAATTCATATGCGGCATCCAGATAGCCATTTTTGCGAAGTCATGTCTTTTATTTAATTCTGTAAATTCAACAAAAAATTGTGATGCAACTCTAGGTATTCCTATGCATGAGGAGCAAAATGTCATGCCGCTCGCGGGGGTCTAACGCATCGAGGCGGTAATGCAAAATTCATAAATAAAATTCACTTAAATCAAGAAAATTAAATAGGTCAAATGCAAGATAGTTGTTGTTCTTACACAATTATTGTCCTTGTTTCTTCTTCGCACCACATGAGGTCCATTGACACCATAGCTTCTTGATTCACAACTCTACCTCCTTCCTGACGCTGCCTCTACCCATCTTCCATGCGTCGCATCCTCCTCCCACCGCTCCATCTTTGGTAGCCCATAATCGTCACCCCGTCCTCCCTAGCTCTGAAACCCTGATAAGGCTCACATGTATGCCCATGGGAGGGGGTGAGGGAGGGGAGAGGTGTTATCGCCCATGTCGGTATGGACATATATAGGATCGACGATGATGCCTTATTGTCATCGATCGCCGGTCGAGCCCTCCCTTATCCCNNNNNNNNNNNNNNNNNNNNNNNNNNNNNNNNNNNNNNNNNNNNNNNNNNNNNNNNNNNNNNNNNNNNNNNNNNNNNNNNNNNNNNNNNNNNNNNNNNNNNNNNNNNNNNNNNNNNNNNNNNNNNNNNNNNNNNNNNNNNNNNNNNNNNNNNNNNNNNNNNNNNNNNNNNNNNNNNNNNNNNNNNNNNNNNNNNNNNNNNNNNNNNNNNNNNNNNNNNNNNNNNNNNNNNNNNNNNNNNNNNNNNNNNNNNNNNNNNNNNNNNNNNNNNNNNNNNNNNNNNNNNNNNNNNNNNNNNNNNNNNNNNNNNNNNNNNNNNNNNNNNNNNNNNNNNNNNNNNNNNNNNNNNNNNNNNNNNNNNNNNNNNNNNNNNNNNNNNNNNNNNNNNNNNNNNNNNNNNNNNNNNNNNNNNNNNNNNNNNNNNNNNNNNNNNNNNNNNNNNNNNNNNNNNNNNNGTTTCTTCTTTGGACACGAGTCGTGTTGTAAAGCCCAAGGCACCAACGTGCGCGTTCACGCCAAGATTTTTTGTTGCATTGTACACGTACTCGCCATATAAGGAAGGTCACAACAGTCTCTCCCCCTCCACCCCCCTTCTCCGCTTTTGATACAAGTGCATTCCTTCCTGATCATTAATCATGGATGCTACCTGACAGCTGTAAGGGTGAAGTGGGCGACAGTACATGCCCCAAATCTTACTTAAGTAGTGCTCTTATTAGTGACTAGCAACAACCATTATTTGAAAGAATTAGAGGAGACCGTGTCTAGGGCGGCAACAGGGAGAGCAAAATGAAAGGACCAACATGGCAAATTGCATGAGACCCAGTGGGAGGGGCGAGCCACCTTTTATCTCCCCACCTCTTCATATCATAATCGGTCGATCGAGGAACACCCCATGTGCTTCTCTTCCCTCGGTCGGTCATTTGGGCAGTTCCGGCGCTCTTCCTCTCCCAGTAGCTCCACTCCCAAGTTGAGCCCATAAGTCTTGTCGACCGACAACTTTCTGACACAACCGGCTGCAGGTCCATAATCTCTCATCAGATTTGTACACACCTAGGTTCGGTCATCGATCATATTCATATCCTCGCAAATTATTATTATTGTTCCTTTTTTGTTCTTGTCATGCTAGGACTAAAATTGATGTATAACTAATCATCGGTTTTGCCCGGTTTATAGAACATGGAGATATTTATTACATCAATCATTGTCATGTCTTCTAGAATTAGGAAGTCATATAATTAAGTGAAATATACCTAGGCGATGCTTAATGTTAATTTGTAGGGTTCCATCGTAATTTCTCATCAGATTTCTACATATCCAGGGCATCCATCATATTCATATCATCAGAAAACTACTTTTTTCCTTATCTTTTTTTTCTCGTCTTGCCAAATTTTGTTATTTTTTATAGCGGATTTACTATCCTCAGTTGTCTGAAAACAAATTTTGGGCCGGTCAGTTTTAGATAGGAGAGAAGAACTCACACCTAGCCGGCATCGCGAGTGGAGGCTTAACGATTTGGGTGCGGGGTGGGGTGCCAATGCGAAAAAGAAAGGGGTATACAGGAATGGTCGGGGCGGTGGTGGCACAACGAAGGGGGGGGGGGTGGTTCTGTGAGGTGGCCCTACCGTTGAGGGCGACAATTAGGTCTAGGTTGGAGGGCGGCGGGCGCCATGCTGGGTGAGGAAGGAGGTGGGCGGCTGTTGGATTGATATCCAACGGTTGGGTTGAACCAACTTAGAATTAGATAAAAGGAAATTGTTTTATAAGTTCTCATTTATTACATCTCCTCGTCGTGTTTTCAGAGTCAGGGTGTCCCAAAATTAAGTTTTTTTAATTTTGTGAAAACATACTTTGATTATCCGTATTTTGAATTGTCGGGTTCCATCGTACATTTCACACGGAGACCCCTGGTTTATAGATACCGCCCTGGACGTTCCAAACCggttttcatttttgcatttcgcaCATGCATACTAACTTTTCTAGATATACTTCCCTTAAAAGAAAACTTTTCTAGATATATACAGCCTACACGTTTTTTAATTTGTCATCTTAGTTGCGGTTCTCGTTAACCACAAGCCAGACAAAGGGCGCGTGCGAGACACTCAGGTGGCGGCGGGAAGGTGCACCGAAGCTTCCTGCGCCCGAACAAATCTATCTTCCCGGCCAGGCCAACCAACTTTGTCGCGCAGGTAGTTGAAGCTGTGTCTTTTTCCTCTTTTGCCTTTTCAGTGAGGGAGTTCAAGCTTTGGTTTGGAAGCATGCAGCTAGATAGACAGCTGCATGGCTGCATGCATGAGCAGGGGAGCGGCGAAGGTAACTCCACACGCGGAACCGCCGTGTTTTGGATTTGCGTCTGCAGATCGAGGGCGGTGGTGTGCACGACTGCACGAACAGCTACACTAATCTTGTCTGAACCCTGAACTCTGAACCGCCGCGCGTGTCCGGCCCAGCCGCTGCGTCATCGGCTCGCGCTTTTGAGTTGGTTCGCTATCTGATCTTGGTCTGGAACTCTGGATATGCGTGCCTACGGGTCATCACTTGTCTTTGGTGGTCGATTGGACGGTAACTGAAGAGATAGAGtgaggttttcctcttcagttacgATTAGCATGGACTGATCAGATCGCCACGTCGATACGTACGAGCCAGACGTCCGTGGCTCGTCTTTTGCTACCGGTGCGTGCCTTGCCGTGTACACTCGTGGCCGGCTTCGGCTTTCGGCGGAACAGTTTGTGCATGCATGCTTGCGGCGCCGCATGCCTGTACGGACGTGCACGCCATGGCTGAAATTTTTGGTTTGGGTTGGTGAATGGTGGCCACGGGACAAAACTCGTTGGAATCAGACGCACGGATGGCTAATATCGGTGCTGGGTGGTGGTGCGGTGCGGCATAAGTTTCCCACAGTAAGAACTGCACGACACTGTATTAGCCATCCGTGTGCCTCGTTCCAACAAATTTTGTCCCATGGTCACCACCTACCACTCCAAATCAAAAAAATTAGCCATCGCGTGCACGTCCGCACAGGGAATGCGGCGCGGCCGGCGCAAACTGGCCCGCCGAAAGCTGAAGCCGGTCACAAGTGTACACGGCAACGCCGGTAGCAAAAGGCCAGCCACGCACGCCTGCCCCGCACACATCGACGTGGTGATCTGATCATTGCAATGCTGATCGTAACTGGAGATGAAAACGTCACTCTAGCTCATCACTTACGGTCACTGATTGAATTACCCGTCATGTCACAGTGGCATCGTACGCGTCAATCGATCAGACTGTGATGTGAGCTCACTAATCGTGGAATCACACTAATCGTGGAATCACGGTGAGAATTCACCTCCTGCATCGATCAGATCCGGTACCCACTACGTAGTACTACGGGTAGGAGTACTACCATGCGTCTCGTCCATCATTTTGTCCCAAGCTCCCCACCAGCCAAATTCTGGTATACTTTTACTGTTGTTGTAATAAATCTCTCTCCTATGGTTCTACCCTTGTGATGTGTATGTAAATAGGGCAGCGAGTGAACACAAGACATCTTCGAGATTATACTCACAAGTCACAATTGTTCTTGGTATCACAACCATCTTCTCCTCTTCACCATGAGCAACATCTCTCCTTCATTCAGCGCCCCCACCCTTCTGGCCACGTCCTTCTCCCTTCATCATTTCTTTCCTCTCGCTGGCACCCAGAAGGCCAAGCCTGGCCTCCCCTCTACCCGTCCCGAGCCTCCTATGCACCGCATCGATATTACCCACTTCATCAATTTCAAGCTAGATCTCGCCACAAACAACTACACTCAGTGGACGTGGAAGTTCTACGCTATCCTCACCAAATACGACTGCGCCCACCATGTCGACCACAAGTCTGATCCCCGTCTTCAAGATGCCAAGTGGCGCAACGACGATCTGACCATTATGTTGTGGTTCTATGCTACCATTTGCGATGAGCTCTATCAAGTGGCGAGGGAGCCGGAGAACACCGCGTATACCGTTTGGGATAAGTTGTACACCTTCTTCCGGGACAACCAGCCCGGATGGGCCATCCACATCCGCGAAGAGTTAAGCGCCACCGAGCAAGGAGACATGATGGTGGCCGCCTACTACAATCGGATTAAGGCCCTCGCTGACGCCCTCGCCGACGCAGGTGAACCAGTCAACGATGAGATCTTGACATTACAAATGATCCGAGGACTCAACAACCGCTTCCATGTGCTGGCAACTACTCTTCCCATGCACATGCCTTTTCCTTCCTTTATCCAGGCTCGTTCCCTACTGTTGCTCGAAGAAATCAATCTTAATGCGCGTGACAGGGCCAAGGGATCCTCCACCATCACTATTGGCACCAACACCGGCTCCAACTCCACCCCCGGTGGAAGCAACAATGGGAATCGAGGCGATCACAACGCTTTTTCTAACACCTGGCCTGGACAGTCGGCACAACCACAACAACGACCCTATATGGGCTACTTTGCGCAATGGGGGCGCCCTTCCCATTGCCGAGGCAGCCGCCGCATACTCAGTGGGCCCCTCGAAGCGTCGGCGGCGTCCTCAACCCACGCCCATCTGTTCCAACACAGGGATACTCGTTGCTCTACTCCATGGCATCCATCTTTATGTTAGCAAATAAACTAGCGTGACAGGTTCAAGTTCAGGTTAGACATAGTGTTAGGATTCAGTTTCGTCAGTCTGCAGTTTTTTCGGTGTTCTGTTTCAGTCAAGCCTGAGGACGCGGTATGTGTGATCCCGAGGCCGTAGCTCGCGGCGAGCGCATTCCCatgatcgtgggatggcacgatccAGTAGATGGGGCACGCCTCGATCCGCCTTTCCCATTTTCCAGTGAATAAAAAGAGGAGGGGAAAAGCAACAAAGTTTGTACTACACAAAACTCAGTCCACTTCGTGTCCCTTTCTCCCTTGCCATTGACAGGAGCTTTGAGCTCAGAGATAATAATTGGCATCAGAGCGCCTTGTTTGCGATCTAGGGATGACGAAGAAGGACGACACCGACGATGGCAAAGCACCGCCGACGCCGCGTGCTCGAATCGCTGATGGCTCAGATCAGGGTTCGTCTGCGCGGCTGGTGCACGACACCGGCGACACGACGTGGCCGATGTTGACGAGGACCAATTACACCGACTGGGCTGTCCTCATGCAGGTCATGATGGAGGGACGGCACATGTGGGACGCCGTGCAAACAGGCAAGGCGGAGCGGAGCGATGATCGGCTCGCGCTCGAGGCGATCCTACGGGGGGTGCCACTGGAGATGGCACCCACTCTCGCTGGTAAGGCCACGACAAAGGAGGCGTGGGATGCAATGAAGATGATGCGCCTCGGGTGACGTGCGTCCGTGAGGCAAAGCTCGCGACGATTTCCAAGCAGTACAGCGAC
This window encodes:
- the LOC119293903 gene encoding uncharacterized protein LOC119293903; protein product: MGMQQSTANASGDGAKRALRRLPHVYSKVLELPLPVDADVRAFEGTTALHFFAACGPMGEVRARLVKIYPGVVKVVVVHSGTGDDEDGDDMELDRWRYRLPEDCCPELAMAGYVDGQLIVTVPKGRDEGGDGARKCCNGAAGEIGGKLVAVQ